A region of the Rhizobium binae genome:
AGCGTTATCGTCTTCGCGTTTCGGCTGCTGCTCTTCGTTCCGTCGAGCATCGTGGCGGCCTCGATGCCTTCCTGCTGAAGGCCAGCGAAAACGAGCTGTCGATGCGCGCACGTCTGCTGCGCCGCCAGATCGTCAAGAAGACCGCCGAAGCCGCATAAGCTTCGACACGTCTTTTTCATACTGCTTCGAAAGGCTTGCACGGATAATCTCCGGTCAAGCCTTTTGCTTTGCCGGTCCGTCGCTCCAACTGGTGGCATCACCCAGGATAAAAAAATGCTGAAGACGCGCTATACGCTTGCCTATGTCGCATTGATGACGCTGATCGTCGTCGCCTCCAACTTCCTCGTCCAGTTTCCGCTGAACGCCGAAGTCGCCGGCATCAACCTCGCCGACATCCTGACCTGGGGCGCCTTTTCCTATCCGGTCGCCTTCCTAATCACCGATCTGACCAACCGCCAGTTCGGCCCGCAGGCGGCCCGCAAGGTGGTCTTTGCCGGCTTCGTCGTCGGCGTGACATTGTCCTTCTTCACCTCGGCGCCGCGCATCGCCATCGCCTCCGGTTCGGCCTATCTCGCCGGCCAGCTGCTCGATATCGCCGTCTTCAACCGCCTGCGCCGCCAGGCCTGGTGGCGCGCGCCGCTGATCGGCTCGCTGATCGGCTCGGCGCTCGATACGGTGATGTTCTTCTCGCTGTCCTTTGCCGCGTTTTTCGTCTTCCTTGGCCCGAACGAGCCCTTCGCGCTGGAAGCGGCTCCCGTCCTCGGCGTTTTCGCTGCCGAGGCGCCGCGCTGGATTTCCTGGGCGATCGGCGATTTCGCCGTCAAGATGATCGTCGGCCTCATCATGCTGCTGCCTTACGGCGCACTGATGAATGTGCTGCGGCCGATGCAGCCCGCCCGCGCCGGCTGATCACGCCGGAAATGTTACCGCCGCCGCCGGACCGAGCCGGCGGCGATCGCCGGATGCAGAAGAACCTCTGCGAGCAGATCGTCGATATCTCGCGACGAATCGAGACGCAGCACCGGCGCGGTCTGCGTTTCAAGCCATTGCTCATGCGCAGCGAGGCTGCGGCGCTCGGGGCTGGCCGTATCGTAGCTTGCCGCCCATGCCAGGAATTCTCCGCTCTTCACCTCCATGTCGCCGCCAGGCCCGATCCTCTGTCCGTATCGGGCGGCCTCGCGCGCACGGATTCGCGCCATGCGAAGCTGCGGCTCTATCCTGAGGAACACGATCAGATCGTAAAGCGGCTCGAGCGGCCTTCCCCATTTCAGCGCCGATCCGGAAAGAACCCAGCCGCCGGGCCGCCGCGTCTCCTCAAGCAGCAGCCTTATGCGTTCGTCGGCATCCCGTGGTGTCGTGAACGGCGGATCGTTGGGCAGCCAGAAGAAGTCGTCGGTGTCGAGATGGGCGATATCCAGCCGTTCCGCAAGCGCGCGGCCGAGCGACGTGGTGCCGGAACCGGACGCGCCCATGATATGAATATGCACCATGATTTCCTCCGAAAACCGCAGCTTGCGATACCGCCAGCGGGATAACCGAGGCATGTGACGTCAATCTGACGATCCGAGCAATTGGGGCTCATCGTAAAGCCGGAATTCCAGCATCAGATTGCGCTGCAGAATGGAATGATTGTCATCCGACACCAGAATGATGTGGGTCGTGCCGTCGGCCGCCTGGAAAGCGTCGAGACCTTCCATATTGTCGATCTGCGAATTGAAATTGCCTTCGAGCAGCAATTCGCCCTCGACCACGGCCCCCGGCCTGATATCGGCGCTTTTGATGCGCCGAAGGCGCATGCCGATGCCTTCGGCCATGTTGAAGCGGCGTTCGAGCAGCAGCAGATCGCCGTTCGGCAAAAAGGCGCCGTCGGTGACGTCGAAACTGCCGTCTCGCGCCACCGAGAAACGTCCCTTCAATGGCCCGCTGAGAATTGCCGCCGCCCGGTTGCCGTCGCTATCGAGGCCGCGCTCCGAGACGACGACCACGCCGCCCTTGAGCGGGCTCGATGCGGGCGCCACGGTGATCGTCTCGAGGCCGCGATTGTCCTTCAGCATCTTTCGCGGAATAAGGATCGGCAGGGTGCCGATCGCCCTCGATTCGACAAAGCCGGGATCGGGATAGACATCGACGCGATGATCCTGCTCGAAGGAGACCAGGATCCGATCGCCGTCGAACGCCAGCCCCTCGGCATCCATGTGTCCTTTGCCCTCGAAACTACGGCCCGAGCCGTTCTTCATCGGCATGATTTCGACATCCGAGAGGCCCGAAAGCCGGCTTTTGACATCACGCTCGATGGTGCCGGTCAGCCACTGGCCGGTATCGAGCACCCCGACGAAATGCTTCTGGTCTTGCCGGAAACGGATCGAGGAAAGCGAGCCGAACAGGGCCTTGCTCGAAACCATCTCCAGCCCGCCGAGAAATTCCAGCGATCCGAATTTCGTCTCGGCAGAGCCGATCCTGAAATCTGATATTTGCCGGCTGATGACCGGCACTTCGCCGTCGGCCCATGCGGGCCAGGCGCCTGTCGCGATGCAAAGAGCGATCAACGCCGCATGGCAAAGGCGCTTGCCTGTCATTCCGGACATTTTCCTGAAGCGGCGTCAGCCGGCACGGCGAAGCCGGCCGCCGCGCGGCTGGACGGATTGATCTTCGAAAAGCGAGGCAAGCTGTTCGGTCATCGCGCCGGCCAGCTCGTCGGCATCGACGATCGTCACGGCCCGGCGGTAGTAGCGCGTGACGTCGTGACCGATACCGATCGCCAGCAATTCCACCGGCGAACGGGTCTCGATCCGTTCGATGACGGCGCGCAAATGCCGCTCCAGATAATTGCCGGGATTGACCGACAGCGTCGAATCGTCCACCGGCGCCCCGTCCGAGATCATCATCAGGATGCGGCGCTGTTCGCGGCGTGCGAGCAGGCGGTTATGCGCCCAGATCAGCGCCTCGCCGTCGATGTTTTCCTTGAGCAGGCCCTCGCGCATCATCAGCCCGAGATTGGCGCGCGCCCGCCGCCACGGCGCATCGGCCGATTTGTAGATGATGTGGCGCAGGTCGTTGAGGCGGCCCGGCGTCTGCGGCTTGCCGCCGGCAAGCCAGCTTTCACGCGCCTGCCCGCCCTTCCAGGCCTTCGTCGTAAACCCGAGGATCTCGACCTTGACGCCGCAGCGCTCCAGCGTGCGGGCAAGAATGTCGGCGCAGGTGGCGGCAACCGTGATTGGCCGGCCGCGCATCGAGCCGGAATTGTCGATGAGCAGGGTGACAACCGTGTCGCGGAACTGCGTGTCGCGCTCCATCTTGAAGGAGAGCGCCTGCATCGGATCGATGATGATGCGCTGCAGCCGGGCCGGATCGAGATAGCCTTCCTCCAGGTCGAAATCCCAGGAGCGGTTCTGCTGCGCCATCAGGCGGCGCTGCAGCCGGTTGGCCAGGCGGCCGACCGCGCCCTGCAGATGCGCCAGCTGCTTGTCGAGAAAGGCGCGCAGCCGCTCCAGCTCAGCGGCGTCGCAGAGCTCCTCGGCGGTGATGATCTCGTCGAACTCTTCGGTATAGACGTGATAATCGACCTTCTCGTTGAAATCGGCAAACGGTGTGTTTGGACGGCGGGTCTCGCCCGGCGTTTCCGAATCGTCCTCGCCCTCTTCCATCATGTCGTCGTCGGAGATTTCGGCACCTTCGGTCTCGCCGTCCTCCATCTGTTCGTCGGCGACTTCACTGTCCTCGACCGGGGCGGCATCGGTGCCGGCATCCTCGTCGACCTCGTCCTGATCCTGCTCGTCGCCGCTCGGCTGGTCTTCCTGTTCCGACTGATCGTCATTGTCGGCCTGACTGTCGTCGTCGCCGTATTCCTCGGCCATCTCCATGGCCGACAGCATGTTGCGGATCACCTTGGCGAAGGCCTGCTGGTCGTTGATCGCGCCCGACAGGTTGTCAAGCTCGGAGCCCGCCTTGTCCTCGATGAAGCCGCGCCAGAGGTCGAGCACCTTGCCGGCGGAAGCCGGCGGACGCTGGCCGGTCAGCTTCTCGCGCACCATCATCGCGACCGCTTCGCCGATCGGTGCGTCTTCCTGGCGCTCGATGCCGGTGAAATTCGCCTTGGAATATTTCTCCTCCGTCATGGAGCGCAGGTTCGATGCCATGCCCTCCATGCGCAGCGCGCCGATCGATTCGACGCGCGCCTGCTCGACCGCGTCGAAGATCACCCGGGCGTCCGAGCCCTGCGGCGCCATCGTCGCATGCACCTTCTCGTCATGGCAGGCAAGCCGCAGCGCCATGGAATCGCCGAGCCCGCGGGTTACCGCCAGCTCATGCGCCGTCGGCCGCTTGGAAAGCTCCGGCAGGCGGATGCGCTCGCCGGTCATCCCCGGCCGTTCGTTGGCGAAGGTTACCTCGACATCGCCGTCGCCGGCGACCGAGCGCACGCAGCCTGATATCGCCCGGCGCAACGGCTCGACATCGACGGGCGCGCCGGGCTTTGCTTTCGAATTGTCACCGCGAGCTGCCATGATCGGTCGGTCTCAGGCTCCGAGAACGATGTTGGCGGCACTTTCCTTCAGCTCGACGCCGAAGGCGCGCTGATAGTGCTCAGCCACCAGCGGCCGCTCCAGTTCGTCGCACTTGTTGAGGAAGGTGACGCGGAAGGCGAAGGCAAGATCACCGAAGATCTCGGCGTTCTCAGCCCAGGTAATTACCGTGCGCGGGCTCATGACGGTGGAGAGATCGCCGTTCATGAAGGCGGCGCGCGTCAGGTCAGCGACACGGACCATCTTCGACACGGTCTCGCGGCCTTCCCTATCCTTGCCGAAGCTCTTCACCTTGGCGGCGACGATATTCACTTCGTGATCATGCGGCAGATAGTTCAGCGTCGTCACGATCGACCAGCGGTCCATCTGCGCTTGGTTGATCTGCTGCGTGCCGTGATAAAGACCGGTGGTGTCACCGAGGCCGATCGTATTGGCGGTCGCAAACAGGCGGAAGGCCGGGTGCGGCCGGATGACGCGGCTCTGGTCAAGCAACGTCAGGCGGCCGGAGGATTCGAGCACGCGCTGGATGACGAACATCACGTCGGGACGGCCGGCATCGTATTCGTCGAAGACGAGCGCGACATTGTGCTGATAGGCCCAGGGCAGGATACCGTCCTTGAATTCGGTGACCTGCAGTCCGTCCTTGACGACGATCGCGTCCTTGCCGACGAGATCGATACGGCTGACATGGCTGTCGAGGTTGATGCGCACGCAGGGCCAGTTGAGGCGTGCCGCCACCTGTTCGATATGCGAGGACTTGCCGGTGCCGTGATAGCCGGAGATCATCACGCGTCGGTTATGGGCAAAGCCTGCGAGAATGGCGAGCGTCGTGTCGCGGTCGAACAGATAGTCGGGATCGAGGTCCGGCACATAGGCGTCGCCCTTGCTGTAGGCGGGAACGCGGATGTCCGAATCGATGCCAAAGGTCTCGCGGACCGAAACGGTGGTATCGGGCAGTTCAGATATATCCAGGTCGATCTTGCTCATCATGTCTCCAAGGCGGGTGATGCCACCCGGCCATACTGTCTCAGGCCATGTCGCAACCGTGACGCCGCGATTTTGTCCGCGCCCGTCCAGGTCGGAACGTCGGCGATACTTCTCCGGGACTGAAACGAAACCTCGGCGGGATGATGACCGCTTGCGAGCATTCTTGAAAGAGTCCCGGACAAGAAACGCCGCGTCCGGAAAGGTCGGCGGAGGCGATCGGTAAACACGCAGATAGGAGCCGCGTTTGCCTGCGGCCTCAGCCGACTTGGACCATACCCGATTGAAGCCTAAGAGCAAGGACGGGAATTAACAAAAACCGTTCTGCTTCAACAATTGATAGGCCTGGATGACGGCGCGGAAACGCTCCTCCGAGCCGCGGTCGCCGCCATTCGCATCCGGATGGTGCTTCTTGACCAGTTCCTTGTAGCGGCTCTTGATCTCCGCCGACGTCGCATTGGCATGCAGGCCCATCGTATCGAAGGCCTTGCTTTCCAGCGATTTCAGCTTGCGCGCCTGGGGAAAACGCGGCCCGCTGCCCTTGCCGCCCTCCTTGACGAACCCAAAGGGATCGCGAACGCGCGTATAGGCGCCGGAGCGCACTTCCGAATGCAGCGGACTGTCCTTCGCCGATTTGTTGACGCCGACGGTCCATGTCGGCCGGTGGCCGGTGATCGCCTCTTTCTGGTATCGCGCGATCTCGCCGTCCGAAAGACCGGAGAAATAGTTATAGCCCTTGTTGTATTCCTTGACGTGCTCGAAACAGAACAAAAAGAACTGGCCTTCCGCATTGCGCCCGACGGGCGCGCGATGCGAACCTTTCTTGTCGCAGCCGTCCCACTGACAGGTAGGCGGCGCCTCCTCTGCCTCCTGCTCGCGTTTGCGGCGTGTTCGGATGCGATCGAAATATTTGGAATCAAGTCTCATGGCGGCGCTAATTATGGGGCTGTCGGCAGGCGACAACAAGAATTGACAAATGGGAATGTTGCTGGCTTGGTGGGAACCCCTTTCGCGCAACAGCAAGACCGGATGATGACCCTCAGGACCCGCATCGAAGAAAAACTTGTCGACGCCTTCGCGCCCGAACGCCTGAGCGTCATCGACGAAAGCCACCTGCATGCCGGCCATCAGCCTGATATATCTGGCACCGGCGAAACCCACATGCGGGTGAGGATCGTTTCGGCGAAATTTGCCGGCCTGTCACGGCTGGCGCGCCATCGCGCCATTACCGACCTGCTGAAACCGGAACTCGATGCCGGCCTGCATGCGCTGGCCGTCGAACCGGCAGCGCCGGGCGAGGCGACGCGATGGTAGAACCGCAGCTTATATAGGAACCGGTTGCCTTCGCGCCAAGCCGATCAGCCGGGCTTGGCGCCGCCTTCCCCGGCCGGACGGATGCGAAGCTTGGTGATGCGGTTCTTCTCCCGCTTCATGACGACGAAACGTTTGCCGTAAAAGGTGAAGGCCTGGCGCTCTTCCGGAATGGTCATCGATTCATGGATGACGAGGCCGGCGATCGTCGTCGCCTCCTCGTCGGGCAGGTTCCAGTCGAGCGCACGGTTCAGGTCGCGAATCGGCACGCCGCCGTCGACGACGACTGAACCATCCGCCTCCTGGCGCACACCCTGAATCTCGATGTCGTGCTCGTCGGAAATGTCGCCGACGATTTCCTCGAGAATATCCTCGAGCGTGACGATGCCTTGCACCTCGCCATATTCGTCGACGACGACAGCGAAATGCTGCTTGCGGCGCAGGAAGGCATTGAGCTGGTCTTCGAGGTTGGTGCTGTCGGGCACGAACCACGGCTTCTGCGCGATCTTGACGATATCGAGGTTCTGTGGCTCCATGTTCGGCTCGGCCAGTGCCCGCAGCAGATCCTTGGCGTGAACGACGCCGATGATGTTGTCGATCGTGCCGCGCCACAACGGCATGCGCGTATAGGGGCTTTCCAGGATGGCGCGCACCACCGCCTCCGGCGGGTCGTCGGCATTGATTGCCCGCATCTTGGTTCGGTGAACCATGATGTCGGAGAGTTCCAGCTCGCCGAGATCGAGCACGCCGCCGAGGCGATCGCGGTCGGCCTTGACCACCGATCCCTCGCGATGCAGCAGGTCGACGGCGCCGCGCAGCTCCTCATGCGCCGTCAGCATCGATATTTCCCGCGAGAGATTGATGCCGAACAGCGCCAGGATCCGCCGGACGATCGCATTGACGAAGGAGGAAACCGGTCCGACGACGGTGACGAAGAGCTTGGCCGGCAGCGCGACGGCAAGTGCGAAGCGGTCGGGCGTCGAAATCGCCCAGCTCTTCGGCAGCACTTCCGCGAAAATGACCAGGATAACGGTCATCGCCAGCGTCGCCAGAGCCACGCCGGAACTGCCGAACAACCCGAGAAACAGGCTGGTGGCGATCGAGGACGACAGGATATTGGCGAGATTATTGCCGATCAGCAGCGCGCCGATCAGCCGGTCACGCCGCTCGATCAGCTGGCGCACGAGCCCGGCGCGCTCGTCGCCGTTGACCTCAAGCGTATGGATGCGACTGCGCGAAACGGCGGTCAGCGCAGTTTCCGAGCCGGAAAAGAAGGCGGACGTCAGCACGAGCGCCGTGATCGAAAGGATCTCCGGCCAATATGTCGCGAGAAATGCCAGAGCGCCTTCGACCGTCATCAGGGGTGTTTTTCCCGGAGAAAGCTGATCACCTCGGAGGCCGGAACGTCGTCGGCGACGAAGGACTGGCCGATGCCGCGCGTCAGGATGAAGGTGAGCTTGCCGCCCTTGACCTTCTTGTCCTGCGCGATCGCATCCATCAGCCGCTCGGCCGGCGGAAGCTCGCCCGGAATTTCGGACATCCGGGTCGGCAGGCCGACCGCCTGCAGATGCCGCTCGACGCGGCGCGCATCGTCAGGGCTGGCAAGGTTCATCCGTGCAGAGAATTCATGCGCCAGCACCATGCCGATCGAAACGCCCTCGCCGTGCACAAGGCGGCGGCTGTCATAGGCGGTCGCCGCTTCCAGTGCATGGCCGAAAGTGTGGCCGAGATTGAGCAGTGCCCGGTGGCCGTTCTCCCGCTCGTCGGCAACGACCACATCGGCCTTTGCCTGGCAGCTCGCGGCGATCGCTTCGATGCGCGCCGCGCCACCTGCAAAAACCGCCTTCCAGTTCGCTTCCAGCCAGGCGAAGAAATCCGGCTTGTCGATCAGACCGTATTTCGCCACCTCGGCGTAACCGGCGCGGAATTCACGCTCGCTCAACGAATTCAGCACATCGGTATCGGCCAGAACCAGATCCGGCTGATGAAAAACGCCGATCAGGTTCTTGCCGTGGCGGGAATTGATGCCGGTCTTGCCGCCGACGGAAGAATCGACCTGCGCCAGCAGCGAGGTCGGCACCTGCACGAAACGCACGCCGCGACGCACGATGCCGGCGGCAAATCCTGAGAGATCGCCGATGACACCGCCGCCGAGCGCGATGACGCAGTCGTTGCGCTCGACGCGTGCTTCCAGCACCTTGTCGCAGGCGGTCACCAGATGCTCGAAACTCTTCGTCTTCTCGCCGGCCGGCAGCACGACCGCAGCCGAGGCGATACCTGCCGCATCGAGGCTGGCAACGAGGGCGTCGAGATAGAGCGGCGCGACATTTTCATCGGTGATGACAGCCGCCTTGCGGCCCTTGAGGCGCGAAGCGATCTCGGCGCCGGCCCGCGCGATCAGCCCCGGCCCGATCAGAATGTCGTAGGCGCGCTCGCCGAGCGGCACATGCACGGTCTGGGCGGCGGGAGCGGAGGTTATCGCATTCATGACGCTGGACTTTCTTTGCGAGATTCGATCACCGCCGTCAGCACCTCATCGGCCATGATTTCCTTGCGCACATCGCGCGAGAGCACGGTAAGATCAGCCTGGGCGTAGATCGGATACCGTGCGTTCATCAGGTTTTCGAGCGTCTGCTTTGGATTTTCCGTCTTCAACAGCGGCCGCGTGTCGCGTTTGTTGACCCGTTCCCAGAGGACGTCGAGATCCGCCTTCAGCCAGACCGAAAGGCCGCCCCGCTTGATATGCCTGCGCGTTCGCTCGTTGACAAAGGCGCCGCCGCCGGTGGAGACGACGCGCGGACCGCTCTTCAGCAGACGCTTCATGACCCGCGTTTCCAGCGCCCGGAACTCGTCCTCGCCATAGGCGGCGAAGAGTTCGGCAATCGTCATGCGCGACACCCGCTCGATTTCGTGGTCGGTGTCGATGAAGGGAATGCCGAGCTGGCTGGCAACAATGCGCCCGACCGAGGATTTTCCCGCGCCCATCAGGCCGACCAGGATCAGATTGCGTGAACCGAGAGCGGCGCGAGCTCTGTCTTTCAGGCTGTCAGCAACGGTCAGCAGTGGTTCACTCATCGGTCCATTCACACTTTGTTTGCAAACCGTATCGACAAATGCAGGTGGAGCGTCAAGTCGCGGACAAGGGAATCACGGCATGAATACCGCTTCTTGCGCTTGCAGATACGCTTCTTATAACAGAAGCAGAGCATGAAGGAGTTGCCGGATGCCGACCCTGTTCCGTTTTCTGTTCTTTTGCGCGATCCTCGCCGGGACGGTTTACGGAGCGATGTGGGCGCTCGTGACCTTCGTCGAGCCCGAGCCGCGTGACGTGACGATCCGCATTCCGTCCGAGCGGGTCAATCCGCCGGCGACCGGCACGATCAACACCACCGGGAAGTGAGCGACATGAGGGATCTCGGCCGCGTCCATGTGGAATCCTTCCTGGAAATGATGAGCGCCGAACGCGGTGCCGCCGCCAACAC
Encoded here:
- the cobT gene encoding cobaltochelatase subunit CobT — encoded protein: MAARGDNSKAKPGAPVDVEPLRRAISGCVRSVAGDGDVEVTFANERPGMTGERIRLPELSKRPTAHELAVTRGLGDSMALRLACHDEKVHATMAPQGSDARVIFDAVEQARVESIGALRMEGMASNLRSMTEEKYSKANFTGIERQEDAPIGEAVAMMVREKLTGQRPPASAGKVLDLWRGFIEDKAGSELDNLSGAINDQQAFAKVIRNMLSAMEMAEEYGDDDSQADNDDQSEQEDQPSGDEQDQDEVDEDAGTDAAPVEDSEVADEQMEDGETEGAEISDDDMMEEGEDDSETPGETRRPNTPFADFNEKVDYHVYTEEFDEIITAEELCDAAELERLRAFLDKQLAHLQGAVGRLANRLQRRLMAQQNRSWDFDLEEGYLDPARLQRIIIDPMQALSFKMERDTQFRDTVVTLLIDNSGSMRGRPITVAATCADILARTLERCGVKVEILGFTTKAWKGGQARESWLAGGKPQTPGRLNDLRHIIYKSADAPWRRARANLGLMMREGLLKENIDGEALIWAHNRLLARREQRRILMMISDGAPVDDSTLSVNPGNYLERHLRAVIERIETRSPVELLAIGIGHDVTRYYRRAVTIVDADELAGAMTEQLASLFEDQSVQPRGGRLRRAG
- the cobS gene encoding cobaltochelatase subunit CobS; this encodes MSKIDLDISELPDTTVSVRETFGIDSDIRVPAYSKGDAYVPDLDPDYLFDRDTTLAILAGFAHNRRVMISGYHGTGKSSHIEQVAARLNWPCVRINLDSHVSRIDLVGKDAIVVKDGLQVTEFKDGILPWAYQHNVALVFDEYDAGRPDVMFVIQRVLESSGRLTLLDQSRVIRPHPAFRLFATANTIGLGDTTGLYHGTQQINQAQMDRWSIVTTLNYLPHDHEVNIVAAKVKSFGKDREGRETVSKMVRVADLTRAAFMNGDLSTVMSPRTVITWAENAEIFGDLAFAFRVTFLNKCDELERPLVAEHYQRAFGVELKESAANIVLGA
- a CDS encoding shikimate kinase; protein product: MSEPLLTVADSLKDRARAALGSRNLILVGLMGAGKSSVGRIVASQLGIPFIDTDHEIERVSRMTIAELFAAYGEDEFRALETRVMKRLLKSGPRVVSTGGGAFVNERTRRHIKRGGLSVWLKADLDVLWERVNKRDTRPLLKTENPKQTLENLMNARYPIYAQADLTVLSRDVRKEIMADEVLTAVIESRKESPAS
- the aroB gene encoding 3-dehydroquinate synthase — its product is MNAITSAPAAQTVHVPLGERAYDILIGPGLIARAGAEIASRLKGRKAAVITDENVAPLYLDALVASLDAAGIASAAVVLPAGEKTKSFEHLVTACDKVLEARVERNDCVIALGGGVIGDLSGFAAGIVRRGVRFVQVPTSLLAQVDSSVGGKTGINSRHGKNLIGVFHQPDLVLADTDVLNSLSEREFRAGYAEVAKYGLIDKPDFFAWLEANWKAVFAGGAARIEAIAASCQAKADVVVADERENGHRALLNLGHTFGHALEAATAYDSRRLVHGEGVSIGMVLAHEFSARMNLASPDDARRVERHLQAVGLPTRMSEIPGELPPAERLMDAIAQDKKVKGGKLTFILTRGIGQSFVADDVPASEVISFLREKHP
- the rpmB gene encoding 50S ribosomal protein L28, coding for MSRVCELTGKAVLTGNNVSHANNKTKRRFLPNLCQVTLISDALNQRYRLRVSAAALRSVEHRGGLDAFLLKASENELSMRARLLRRQIVKKTAEAA
- a CDS encoding esterase-like activity of phytase family protein encodes the protein MTGKRLCHAALIALCIATGAWPAWADGEVPVISRQISDFRIGSAETKFGSLEFLGGLEMVSSKALFGSLSSIRFRQDQKHFVGVLDTGQWLTGTIERDVKSRLSGLSDVEIMPMKNGSGRSFEGKGHMDAEGLAFDGDRILVSFEQDHRVDVYPDPGFVESRAIGTLPILIPRKMLKDNRGLETITVAPASSPLKGGVVVVSERGLDSDGNRAAAILSGPLKGRFSVARDGSFDVTDGAFLPNGDLLLLERRFNMAEGIGMRLRRIKSADIRPGAVVEGELLLEGNFNSQIDNMEGLDAFQAADGTTHIILVSDDNHSILQRNLMLEFRLYDEPQLLGSSD
- a CDS encoding J domain-containing protein; this encodes MRLDSKYFDRIRTRRKREQEAEEAPPTCQWDGCDKKGSHRAPVGRNAEGQFFLFCFEHVKEYNKGYNYFSGLSDGEIARYQKEAITGHRPTWTVGVNKSAKDSPLHSEVRSGAYTRVRDPFGFVKEGGKGSGPRFPQARKLKSLESKAFDTMGLHANATSAEIKSRYKELVKKHHPDANGGDRGSEERFRAVIQAYQLLKQNGFC
- a CDS encoding ATP-binding protein encodes the protein MVHIHIMGASGSGTTSLGRALAERLDIAHLDTDDFFWLPNDPPFTTPRDADERIRLLLEETRRPGGWVLSGSALKWGRPLEPLYDLIVFLRIEPQLRMARIRAREAARYGQRIGPGGDMEVKSGEFLAWAASYDTASPERRSLAAHEQWLETQTAPVLRLDSSRDIDDLLAEVLLHPAIAAGSVRRRR
- a CDS encoding VUT family protein, with the translated sequence MLKTRYTLAYVALMTLIVVASNFLVQFPLNAEVAGINLADILTWGAFSYPVAFLITDLTNRQFGPQAARKVVFAGFVVGVTLSFFTSAPRIAIASGSAYLAGQLLDIAVFNRLRRQAWWRAPLIGSLIGSALDTVMFFSLSFAAFFVFLGPNEPFALEAAPVLGVFAAEAPRWISWAIGDFAVKMIVGLIMLLPYGALMNVLRPMQPARAG
- a CDS encoding BolA family protein — its product is MMTLRTRIEEKLVDAFAPERLSVIDESHLHAGHQPDISGTGETHMRVRIVSAKFAGLSRLARHRAITDLLKPELDAGLHALAVEPAAPGEATRW
- a CDS encoding HlyC/CorC family transporter, whose product is MTVEGALAFLATYWPEILSITALVLTSAFFSGSETALTAVSRSRIHTLEVNGDERAGLVRQLIERRDRLIGALLIGNNLANILSSSIATSLFLGLFGSSGVALATLAMTVILVIFAEVLPKSWAISTPDRFALAVALPAKLFVTVVGPVSSFVNAIVRRILALFGINLSREISMLTAHEELRGAVDLLHREGSVVKADRDRLGGVLDLGELELSDIMVHRTKMRAINADDPPEAVVRAILESPYTRMPLWRGTIDNIIGVVHAKDLLRALAEPNMEPQNLDIVKIAQKPWFVPDSTNLEDQLNAFLRRKQHFAVVVDEYGEVQGIVTLEDILEEIVGDISDEHDIEIQGVRQEADGSVVVDGGVPIRDLNRALDWNLPDEEATTIAGLVIHESMTIPEERQAFTFYGKRFVVMKREKNRITKLRIRPAGEGGAKPG